In a genomic window of Mesoplasma tabanidae:
- a CDS encoding MBL fold metallo-hydrolase has translation MSVQEKYKKYFLIAWILIFISLLLIYLYWNSDSFKNEQEIIGKGKIIKCKTNYIIVKIQNTKFYIQANKNNYVVGMKVHINGKVSYINSTANYYQFDFKDYLKKEYVNFQIKVSSIKEVNNFNLRVLIYKVFKLNEAHELIKTLFLNRYDSSDLVASNFNDLGLIFLLNFNIINMLLIFKFFKKNKSKIVVILFITISLAWNYITCWPLIMTRIMIKQILSLFKQLKNKSELKNLIVITLLILIFPNFIFSSGFWYINLIVLFSYFINKKNSKIIQFIYFYTLLNVLNIYFNYQINITSSFYAILLSPVISIYYLVTPLLYFINKDFLTNLYQVLVLIISAFKKISLIINVGSYSILFLVFGFIMIVCISSDLITFKIKSFWIFLFIMFWFLNWLIKPSEYLAMLNVGNGNSFVYHNKWNNITIIFDAGVGKQRSSELVSDFLKYQGINKINLIFISHNHEDHYNNLFSLKEKFRINEIIYNDDFISTIKIKNIIINAFINPNANSENNKSLVLIVDVGSIRTVFMGDSEKETEIHLMSRIDFLYILNLKKVNILQIGHHGSKTSSSFDFINLINPDFALISGENEGGNKKFPHQETINTLKRLKINFYITNGSNNFFVLFKSMKIIKK, from the coding sequence ATGTCAGTACAAGAAAAATATAAAAAATATTTTTTAATAGCTTGGATATTAATTTTCATATCCTTACTTTTGATTTATTTATATTGAAATTCAGATAGCTTTAAAAATGAACAAGAAATAATAGGTAAAGGAAAAATAATTAAATGTAAAACAAATTACATTATAGTTAAGATTCAGAATACAAAATTTTATATACAAGCAAATAAAAATAATTATGTTGTAGGAATGAAAGTCCATATAAATGGTAAAGTGAGTTATATAAATAGTACAGCCAATTATTATCAATTTGATTTTAAAGATTACTTAAAAAAGGAATATGTAAACTTTCAGATAAAAGTATCTAGCATAAAAGAAGTTAATAATTTTAATTTAAGAGTTTTAATATACAAAGTTTTTAAATTAAATGAAGCTCATGAATTAATAAAAACTTTGTTTTTAAATAGATATGATTCAAGTGATTTAGTTGCTTCAAATTTTAATGATTTAGGTCTAATTTTTTTACTCAACTTTAACATAATTAACATGCTTTTAATATTTAAATTTTTTAAAAAAAATAAAAGTAAAATAGTTGTTATATTATTTATTACAATATCGCTTGCTTGAAACTATATAACTTGTTGACCCTTAATTATGACAAGGATTATGATTAAACAGATTTTAAGTTTGTTTAAACAATTAAAAAACAAAAGTGAACTAAAAAATTTGATTGTAATAACATTATTAATTCTAATATTCCCAAATTTTATATTTAGTTCTGGATTTTGATATATTAACTTAATTGTTTTATTTAGTTATTTTATAAATAAAAAAAATAGCAAAATAATACAATTTATTTATTTTTACACATTGTTAAATGTATTAAATATTTATTTTAATTATCAAATAAATATAACATCAAGTTTTTACGCAATTTTACTGTCACCAGTAATAAGTATCTATTATTTAGTTACCCCATTACTGTATTTTATTAATAAAGATTTTTTAACAAACTTATACCAAGTTTTAGTGCTTATTATTTCGGCATTTAAAAAAATAAGTTTAATAATAAATGTTGGAAGCTATAGTATTTTATTTTTAGTTTTTGGTTTTATAATGATTGTTTGCATTTCATCAGACTTAATTACTTTTAAAATAAAATCCTTTTGAATATTTTTATTTATTATGTTTTGATTTTTAAATTGACTAATTAAACCTAGCGAGTATTTAGCAATGCTAAATGTAGGAAATGGTAATAGCTTTGTTTATCATAACAAATGAAATAATATAACAATAATATTTGATGCTGGAGTTGGGAAACAAAGAAGCTCTGAGTTAGTTAGTGATTTTTTAAAATATCAAGGAATAAATAAAATTAATTTAATTTTTATTTCCCACAATCATGAAGATCACTATAATAATTTATTTAGTTTGAAGGAGAAATTTAGAATAAATGAAATAATATATAATGATGATTTTATTAGTACTATTAAGATAAAAAATATTATTATAAATGCTTTTATTAATCCTAATGCTAATTCTGAAAATAATAAAAGTTTAGTTTTAATTGTAGATGTTGGCAGTATAAGAACAGTTTTCATGGGTGATTCTGAAAAAGAAACAGAGATTCACTTAATGAGTAGGATAGATTTTCTTTATATTTTAAATTTAAAAAAAGTGAATATTTTACAAATCGGTCATCATGGAAGTAAAACTAGTTCATCTTTTGATTTCATTAATTTGATAAACCCTGATTTTGCATTAATTAGTGGAGAAAATGAAGGAGGAAATAAAAAGTTTCCGCATCAAGAAACTATAAATACATTAAAAAGGTTAAAAATAAATTTTTATATAACAAATGGTTCAAATAATTTTTTCGTTTTATTTAAATCTATGAAAATCATAAAAAAATAA
- the rpsT gene encoding 30S ribosomal protein S20, with the protein MPNIKSQKKRVLTNEKSRASNKAIKSEIRTAIKKALAAKKDEATDATDLINHAVSLIDKGVKKGILKPNKAAREKSRLMQA; encoded by the coding sequence ATGCCAAATATTAAATCACAAAAAAAACGTGTTTTAACTAACGAAAAATCAAGAGCTTCAAACAAAGCGATTAAATCTGAAATTAGAACAGCGATTAAAAAAGCTTTAGCTGCTAAAAAAGATGAAGCTACTGATGCAACAGATTTAATTAACCACGCAGTTAGTTTAATTGACAAAGGTGTTAAAAAAGGTATCTTAAAACCTAACAAAGCTGCAAGAGAAAAATCACGTTTAATGCAAGCGTAA
- a CDS encoding NAD-dependent epimerase/dehydratase family protein, protein MKVLILGGCGTLGSAIVQQLKTKNSSYQIITAGRTSGDVHVDMTSKESIEAMFEKIGNEIIL, encoded by the coding sequence ATGAAAGTATTAATTTTAGGTGGCTGTGGAACATTAGGATCAGCAATAGTACAACAATTGAAAACTAAAAATAGCTCTTATCAAATAATTACTGCTGGAAGAACTTCTGGTGATGTTCATGTAGATATGACCTCAAAAGAAAGTATTGAAGCAATGTTTGAAAAAATTGGTAATGAGATCATATTATAG
- the rpsU gene encoding 30S ribosomal protein S21: MASIIVHEGESIEKALKRFQKVASSNKAEARKREYHLSKKEKRIYKQKQNRKYK, translated from the coding sequence ATGGCAAGTATTATCGTACACGAGGGAGAATCAATCGAAAAAGCTCTTAAACGATTTCAAAAAGTAGCATCATCTAATAAAGCTGAAGCTAGAAAACGTGAGTATCACCTAAGTAAAAAAGAAAAAAGAATTTACAAACAAAAACAAAACCGTAAATATAAATAA
- the rbfA gene encoding 30S ribosome-binding factor RbfA: protein MANHKIKGRKEATILRELTIIIEREMKNDILRALSIAEVRLTNDSEIAKIYWSFLPLNNEITKELISSELEENKKTIRMKLAHKLNTRTVPDLFFEYDTSLENANRIEEILNKVNK, encoded by the coding sequence ATGGCAAATCACAAAATTAAAGGTAGAAAAGAAGCTACAATTTTAAGAGAACTTACAATTATTATTGAAAGAGAAATGAAAAATGACATTTTAAGAGCTCTTTCAATTGCTGAAGTAAGATTAACAAATGATAGTGAAATAGCTAAAATTTATTGATCATTCTTACCGTTAAACAATGAAATAACAAAAGAATTAATATCAAGTGAACTTGAAGAAAATAAAAAAACAATTCGTATGAAATTAGCACATAAATTAAATACAAGAACTGTTCCAGATTTATTTTTTGAATACGACACAAGTTTAGAAAATGCTAATAGAATTGAAGAAATCTTAAACAAAGTTAATAAATAG
- a CDS encoding TIGR04561 family membrane protein, protein MKGIFDVNNALVIFGKPIPFLFIFIFFASLMLASLLIYLTKFVVTKTKMDKSSNNLELEKIKIDEEINSIIRETKSKERENK, encoded by the coding sequence ATGAAGGGAATATTTGATGTAAATAATGCTTTAGTCATATTTGGAAAACCAATACCATTTTTATTTATTTTTATTTTCTTTGCATCACTTATGTTAGCTTCTTTGCTTATTTATTTAACAAAGTTTGTTGTAACAAAGACTAAAATGGATAAAAGCAGTAATAATTTAGAACTTGAAAAAATTAAAATAGATGAAGAAATAAACTCAATAATTAGAGAAACAAAATCAAAAGAAAGGGAAAATAAATAA
- the holA gene encoding DNA polymerase III subunit delta, with protein sequence MHFIYSEDHFLLTKTVNKLVKGLLIEKNYEIENYSLIYNDISEIYTTLNTFSLFGEPKILIISDAWFATEEKISLHRNYSEEALYKILESKTDNVVIFTLNNERISKRLKLVKYLEENLELTNVKPMQEIEVLNYIKAFFTRSEKSITDENASFIFQSIPKDMQTLTNELTKLSHIESDVITIEDIKNNLTKYIDNDIFELSNAFVNNQTKIFLKLYKDYLLLNDDISKLVALLSSTVVFFRDVNVMRQQGMRNDEIVQITKAHPYRVKVALSNKLNIKKLNDKIKLLYSIQQGVLNNTMDKDNIVEYQFIKNMEDKNG encoded by the coding sequence ATGCATTTTATTTATTCTGAAGATCATTTTTTGTTAACAAAAACTGTTAATAAATTAGTTAAGGGATTACTAATTGAAAAAAATTATGAAATTGAAAATTATTCTTTAATTTATAATGACATATCTGAAATATACACGACATTAAATACCTTTTCTTTATTTGGAGAACCAAAAATATTAATAATAAGTGATGCCTGATTTGCAACAGAAGAAAAAATAAGCTTGCATAGAAATTATTCAGAAGAAGCTTTATATAAAATTCTTGAGAGCAAAACAGATAATGTAGTTATATTTACTTTGAACAATGAAAGAATATCAAAGAGATTAAAACTAGTTAAATACTTAGAAGAAAATTTGGAATTAACAAATGTTAAACCTATGCAAGAAATTGAAGTCTTAAATTACATTAAGGCATTTTTTACAAGAAGTGAAAAATCAATAACAGATGAAAACGCTTCATTTATATTTCAATCAATTCCAAAGGATATGCAAACATTAACAAATGAATTAACAAAACTTTCTCATATAGAATCAGATGTGATCACAATTGAAGATATTAAAAATAACTTAACTAAATATATTGATAATGATATTTTTGAACTATCTAATGCTTTTGTAAATAATCAGACAAAAATATTTCTAAAATTGTACAAAGATTACTTATTATTGAATGACGATATATCAAAATTGGTAGCCCTATTAAGTTCAACTGTAGTTTTCTTTAGAGATGTAAATGTTATGAGACAACAAGGTATGAGAAATGATGAAATAGTTCAAATAACTAAAGCTCACCCCTATAGAGTTAAAGTTGCGTTATCAAATAAACTTAACATTAAAAAATTAAATGATAAAATTAAATTATTATATTCTATTCAACAAGGTGTTTTAAATAACACTATGGATAAAGATAATATAGTTGAATATCAATTTATAAAAAATATGGAGGATAAAAATGGATAA
- the hisS gene encoding histidine--tRNA ligase translates to MIQKPRGTQDLYLNNSKEWNIVEEKFRKILNLFNYGEIVTPMFESKELFVRSVGDTSDIVSKEMYEFTDRKGREYVLRPEGTAPTVRAVIENKLYIQENLPFKAFYIGPIFRYERPQAGRYRQFNQLGVETFGIDSISHDVELVSLGQSFLNELKINNDVVIEINYLITGDERKMYEVELKKYLSSFTDLCSDCKTRINKNVLRTLDCKIDASKFINAPKMFEFASQENKDRLGETFNQLKQLGIKTQINFNLVRGLDYYTGLVFEFKNAKTDQAIISGGSYNNLVEELGGPSLPASGFAIGIERIMLILNEQGIKVGNNDQLDLFIIPLTEEAQFITNKLLMEARKANLKVDTNWNIKNLKTGFKSAERSNAKKIVVIGDNSMKSDIYAIKDQKSGKVKEVKFNEIVKYLKEERRNEKNT, encoded by the coding sequence ATGATTCAAAAACCTAGAGGAACTCAAGATTTATATTTAAATAATTCAAAAGAATGAAACATAGTAGAAGAAAAATTTAGAAAAATTCTAAATCTTTTTAACTATGGTGAAATTGTTACTCCAATGTTTGAATCAAAAGAATTATTTGTTAGAAGTGTAGGAGACACAAGCGATATTGTAAGCAAAGAAATGTATGAGTTTACTGATCGCAAAGGACGTGAGTATGTTTTAAGACCTGAAGGAACAGCACCAACAGTAAGAGCTGTTATTGAAAACAAATTGTACATTCAAGAAAACTTACCTTTTAAAGCATTTTACATAGGACCTATTTTTAGATATGAAAGGCCACAAGCTGGAAGATATAGACAATTTAATCAATTAGGTGTAGAAACATTTGGCATAGATTCAATTAGTCATGATGTGGAGTTGGTTTCACTAGGTCAGTCATTTTTAAATGAACTAAAAATTAATAATGACGTAGTTATAGAAATTAATTATTTAATAACTGGTGACGAAAGAAAAATGTATGAAGTAGAACTTAAAAAATATTTAAGTTCGTTTACTGATTTATGCTCAGATTGTAAAACAAGAATTAATAAAAATGTTTTACGTACATTAGACTGTAAAATAGATGCAAGTAAATTTATAAATGCTCCAAAAATGTTTGAATTTGCTAGCCAAGAAAATAAAGACAGATTGGGCGAAACATTTAATCAATTGAAACAACTTGGAATTAAAACACAAATAAACTTTAACTTAGTTAGAGGCTTAGATTATTACACAGGTTTAGTTTTTGAATTTAAAAATGCCAAAACTGACCAAGCTATTATTTCTGGAGGATCATACAATAATTTAGTAGAAGAATTAGGCGGACCAAGTTTGCCTGCTAGTGGTTTTGCAATTGGAATTGAAAGAATAATGTTAATTCTTAATGAACAAGGTATAAAAGTTGGAAATAATGATCAATTAGATTTATTTATCATACCTTTAACAGAAGAAGCACAATTTATAACTAATAAACTTTTAATGGAAGCTAGAAAAGCAAATTTAAAAGTTGATACAAATTGAAATATTAAGAATTTAAAAACAGGATTTAAATCCGCAGAAAGATCTAATGCTAAAAAAATAGTTGTTATAGGTGATAACTCTATGAAAAGTGATATTTATGCAATAAAAGATCAAAAATCTGGCAAAGTAAAAGAAGTTAAGTTTAATGAAATCGTTAAATATTTAAAAGAGGAAAGAAGAAATGAAAAGAACACATAA
- the mtnN gene encoding 5'-methylthioadenosine/S-adenosylhomocysteine nucleosidase, whose product MKLIIGAMHEELQDSIDFYNLNKIEDEKFIIYKNEEIMFCITGVGLINSAVQLAYILTKYEINSIINIGTSGACDDTLKQGDIILVDKVYNSVADATAFGYAYGQVPRMPKYYETNKEKVINRIDYVKIKNIASSDIFIHSVDQVDLFVKKIDDEISILDMECFAYAQTAFLFNKEFSVIKIVSDVIGKNDANNIQFNDFIKIAGKEILEILKKIL is encoded by the coding sequence ATGAAATTAATAATTGGAGCAATGCATGAAGAACTACAAGATTCAATTGATTTTTATAATTTAAATAAAATTGAAGATGAAAAATTCATTATTTATAAAAATGAAGAAATCATGTTTTGCATTACAGGTGTTGGATTAATCAATTCAGCAGTGCAATTAGCGTATATTTTAACTAAATATGAAATTAATTCAATAATTAATATAGGTACTAGTGGTGCTTGTGATGACACTTTAAAACAAGGTGATATTATACTTGTTGATAAAGTTTATAATAGTGTTGCTGACGCAACAGCTTTTGGTTATGCTTATGGTCAAGTTCCTAGAATGCCTAAATATTATGAAACAAATAAAGAGAAAGTAATTAATAGAATTGATTATGTAAAAATTAAAAATATTGCGTCATCTGATATATTTATTCACTCAGTTGATCAAGTTGATTTATTTGTTAAAAAAATAGATGATGAAATTAGTATTTTAGATATGGAATGTTTTGCTTATGCTCAAACAGCATTTTTATTTAATAAAGAGTTTAGTGTAATTAAAATAGTAAGTGATGTAATTGGAAAAAATGATGCCAACAATATTCAATTTAATGATTTTATTAAAATAGCAGGAAAAGAAATTTTGGAAATACTTAAAAAAATATTATAA
- a CDS encoding MSC_0882 family membrane protein yields the protein MNNEIINGIQQPNPNEQNKINNPNYVNSSDSVFGDKKFRGLTPEFTKKELEAVNVNKRIAKEIKMEKYKIAFLMFASIICATVSIFFIALNYIKLSDGQNFLKIDPKLIPSVAIMISILVLSSIVMIIALIDLRHILIDVKGYKSDLLMGKERIPFFIIKSYKKIVKRHIFLNWACFGIYLYGGLTTLILFLINKSDKINLDSEIMIFIVVLSLTAIIQIFSLMFNYSRKGNIDSFYGYEIIPVDQQLALKKAANKFCMLIFFTILAIVLFVVFIPYFIIRKKSDKKLWWFL from the coding sequence ATGAATAATGAAATTATAAATGGAATTCAACAACCAAATCCAAATGAGCAAAATAAAATAAATAATCCTAATTATGTTAATTCAAGTGATTCAGTATTTGGTGATAAAAAATTTAGAGGATTAACTCCAGAATTTACCAAAAAAGAATTAGAAGCTGTTAATGTAAATAAAAGAATCGCAAAAGAAATTAAAATGGAAAAATATAAGATTGCTTTCTTAATGTTTGCTTCAATCATTTGTGCTACTGTTTCAATATTCTTTATTGCTTTAAATTATATAAAATTAAGTGATGGGCAAAACTTTTTGAAAATTGATCCAAAATTAATTCCCAGTGTTGCTATCATGATATCTATTTTAGTTTTAAGTTCTATAGTTATGATAATAGCTTTAATAGATTTAAGACATATTTTAATTGATGTTAAAGGTTATAAATCAGATTTATTGATGGGAAAAGAAAGAATCCCATTCTTTATTATAAAAAGTTATAAAAAAATAGTTAAAAGACATATATTTTTAAATTGAGCGTGTTTTGGAATTTATTTATACGGTGGTTTAACAACATTAATTTTATTTTTAATTAATAAATCAGATAAGATAAATTTAGATTCTGAAATAATGATTTTTATTGTTGTTTTATCTTTAACAGCTATAATTCAAATTTTTTCTTTGATGTTTAATTATTCAAGAAAAGGAAATATTGATTCATTTTATGGATATGAAATTATTCCAGTTGATCAACAACTTGCTTTAAAAAAGGCAGCAAATAAATTTTGCATGTTAATTTTCTTTACGATATTAGCGATTGTATTATTTGTAGTGTTTATTCCATACTTTATTATTAGAAAAAAGTCTGACAAAAAACTTTGATGATTCTTATAA
- the aspS gene encoding aspartate--tRNA ligase, whose amino-acid sequence MKRTHNCNQLNITNVNQEVTLKGWIKKIRKMGQITFIDLRDFYGITQIVVGEKKQELIANLKPEYVISISGKVVERKSKNKDIATGEIEIDVETIELVNKSKVTPFVIENDVEVSEETRMSYRYLDLRRQKIQSNMLLRAKVNSIIRNEFEADGFVEVETPYFGKSTPEGARDYLVPSRLNKNTFYALPQSPQLYKQLLMVSGFDKYYQIVRCFRDEDLRNDRQPEFTQLDMEMSFATAAEVQDQIEKVIKKIFLEVKGIDFKEKLIKMPFREAIDLYGSDKPDIRFDLKINTLNEIFANTEIKLFEGFKENNLTIRGICVEELLSKKQLETLTETAKQKNFNNLAFAKYENGTWSGSIASTLLDSEKEALIKQFNIKNKATILLNVAKYDKISDMLGAVRNKAAEILNLTDPNDYKLLWIIDFPLYEWSDEEERYVAAHNPFTMPNIKSIADFETNKEEAIADSYDLVLNGFELGSGGVRITDSEIQQRMFEAVGLDDETIEKNFGWFINAYKYGAPNHAGFAFGIDRVIMLLTNSESIRDVIAFPKNSKGIDMMNDAPSYVEEKQLTELNIKTMK is encoded by the coding sequence ATGAAAAGAACACATAATTGCAACCAATTAAACATAACAAATGTAAATCAAGAAGTTACGCTAAAAGGATGAATTAAAAAAATTCGTAAAATGGGTCAAATAACATTTATAGATTTAAGAGACTTTTATGGAATTACTCAAATTGTTGTTGGTGAAAAAAAACAAGAATTAATTGCTAACTTAAAACCAGAATATGTGATTTCCATATCAGGTAAAGTAGTTGAACGTAAATCAAAAAACAAAGATATAGCTACTGGTGAGATTGAAATTGATGTTGAAACTATTGAGTTAGTTAATAAAAGTAAAGTAACCCCTTTTGTTATTGAAAACGACGTAGAAGTTTCAGAAGAAACAAGAATGTCATATAGATATTTAGATTTAAGACGCCAAAAAATACAAAGTAATATGCTTTTAAGAGCAAAAGTAAATAGTATTATTCGTAATGAATTTGAAGCAGATGGTTTTGTTGAAGTTGAAACTCCATACTTTGGTAAATCAACACCAGAAGGAGCAAGAGATTATTTAGTTCCTTCAAGATTAAATAAAAATACTTTCTATGCTTTACCTCAATCTCCACAATTATATAAACAGTTATTAATGGTTAGTGGTTTTGATAAATATTACCAAATCGTTAGATGTTTTAGAGATGAAGACTTAAGAAATGATCGTCAACCTGAATTTACACAATTAGATATGGAAATGTCATTTGCAACAGCTGCTGAAGTTCAAGATCAAATTGAAAAGGTAATTAAGAAAATATTCTTAGAAGTTAAGGGAATTGATTTTAAAGAAAAATTAATCAAAATGCCTTTTAGAGAAGCAATCGATTTATATGGTAGTGATAAACCAGATATTAGATTTGATTTAAAAATTAATACTTTAAATGAAATTTTTGCTAATACTGAAATTAAATTATTTGAAGGTTTCAAAGAAAATAATCTAACAATTAGAGGAATTTGTGTTGAAGAATTATTAAGTAAAAAACAATTAGAAACTTTAACGGAAACAGCAAAACAAAAAAACTTTAACAATTTAGCTTTTGCTAAATATGAAAATGGTACATGAAGTGGTTCAATTGCATCTACTTTATTAGATAGTGAAAAAGAAGCTTTAATTAAACAATTTAATATCAAAAATAAAGCAACTATTTTATTAAATGTTGCTAAATATGACAAAATATCAGATATGTTAGGAGCAGTTAGAAATAAAGCTGCTGAAATATTAAATCTAACAGATCCTAATGATTATAAATTATTATGAATTATTGATTTCCCATTATATGAATGAAGTGATGAAGAAGAAAGATATGTAGCAGCTCATAACCCATTTACAATGCCAAACATTAAGTCAATTGCTGATTTTGAAACTAATAAAGAAGAAGCAATTGCTGATTCTTATGATTTAGTATTAAATGGATTTGAACTTGGAAGTGGCGGAGTCCGTATTACAGATTCTGAAATTCAACAAAGAATGTTTGAAGCTGTTGGATTAGATGATGAAACTATTGAGAAAAATTTTGGATGATTTATTAATGCATATAAATATGGGGCCCCAAACCATGCAGGATTTGCTTTTGGAATTGATAGAGTAATTATGTTATTAACTAATTCTGAATCAATTAGAGATGTTATTGCGTTCCCTAAAAATTCAAAAGGCATTGATATGATGAATGATGCACCAAGTTATGTTGAAGAAAAACAATTAACTGAGTTAAATATTAAAACAATGAAATAA